From the genome of Streptomyces sp. NBC_01116, one region includes:
- a CDS encoding winged helix-turn-helix domain-containing protein encodes MTPVPPPAVELSADQARRIALRAQGFLGAPDRRAGVPGVLRHLGAVQLDTISVLARSHELIPYARLGPVSRRTVEDAYWAGGRTFEYWSHAACILPVEEWPHFAFRRRAYRSRPHWGHDLPDGSYDTVIKQLRDEGPLTATELGGAKNGGEWWDWSASKVAVERALMYGEVVCTERRGWKRVYDLAERAIPDALLHDDLSDAECRRRLVALAGKSLGVGTRGDIADYHRLKGEEFDAVVADSGLVPVVVEGWAKPAWADPEALAKEVRGRHRTTLLSPFDSLIWERARTERIFDFTHRLEAYVPKQKRIHGYFAMPLLAGGKLQGRVDPAREGTTLVARQASLAGPKAVAPMAEALVEAAAWVGCTDIRVDRVDSPELHEPLRAEIGHALRRAHR; translated from the coding sequence ATGACGCCTGTGCCTCCTCCCGCAGTCGAACTCTCCGCCGACCAGGCCCGCCGCATAGCGCTGCGCGCCCAGGGCTTCCTGGGGGCTCCGGACCGCCGGGCAGGGGTGCCGGGAGTGCTGCGGCACCTCGGCGCGGTGCAGCTGGACACGATCTCGGTGCTGGCCCGCTCGCACGAGCTGATCCCCTACGCCCGGCTGGGCCCGGTGAGCCGCCGGACGGTGGAGGACGCCTACTGGGCGGGCGGCCGGACCTTCGAGTACTGGTCGCACGCGGCGTGCATCCTGCCGGTCGAGGAGTGGCCGCACTTCGCGTTCCGCCGCCGCGCCTACCGCTCCCGCCCGCACTGGGGCCACGATCTGCCCGACGGCTCCTACGACACCGTGATCAAGCAGCTTCGCGACGAGGGCCCGCTGACGGCGACCGAGCTGGGCGGCGCGAAGAACGGCGGCGAGTGGTGGGACTGGTCGGCGTCCAAGGTCGCCGTCGAGCGGGCCCTGATGTACGGCGAGGTGGTGTGCACCGAGCGGCGCGGCTGGAAGCGGGTCTACGACCTGGCCGAGCGAGCCATTCCGGATGCGCTGCTCCACGACGACCTGAGCGACGCCGAGTGCCGGCGGCGGCTGGTGGCCCTGGCGGGCAAGTCCCTGGGCGTCGGCACCCGCGGCGACATCGCGGACTACCACCGGCTGAAGGGCGAGGAGTTCGACGCCGTGGTGGCGGACTCGGGGCTGGTCCCGGTCGTGGTGGAGGGCTGGGCGAAGCCGGCCTGGGCGGACCCGGAGGCCCTGGCCAAGGAGGTTCGCGGACGCCACCGCACGACGCTGCTGTCGCCGTTCGACTCCCTGATCTGGGAGCGGGCCCGCACGGAGCGGATCTTCGACTTCACGCATCGGCTGGAGGCCTACGTGCCCAAGCAGAAGCGGATCCACGGGTACTTCGCGATGCCGTTGCTGGCGGGCGGGAAGCTCCAGGGCCGGGTCGACCCGGCGCGCGAGGGCACCACGCTGGTCGCCCGACAGGCGTCACTGGCCGGCCCGAAGGCCGTGGCTCCGATGGCCGAGGCCTTGGTGGAGGCGGCGGCCTGGGTGGGCTGCACGGACATCCGGGTGGACCGGGTGGACTCGCCGGAGCTGCACGAGCCGCTCAGGGCAGAGATCGGCCACGCGCTCCGGCGCGCCCACCGCTGA
- a CDS encoding response regulator, which produces MADTFGPVRDANDSDDDTGAYAGTDADGASRKEPIRVLVVDDHALFRRGLEIVLAQEEDIQVIGEAGDGSEAVDKAADLLPDIVLMDVRMPKRGGIEACTAIKEVAPSAKIIMLTISDEEADLYEAIKAGATGYLLKEISTDEVATAIRAVADGQSQISPSMASKLLTEFKSMIQRTDERRLVPAPRLTERELEVLKLVATGMNNRDIAKELFISENTVKNHVRNILEKLQLHSRMEAVVYAMREKILEIR; this is translated from the coding sequence ATGGCGGACACCTTCGGGCCCGTGCGCGATGCGAATGACTCCGACGACGACACCGGTGCTTACGCCGGCACCGACGCGGACGGCGCTTCACGCAAGGAGCCCATCAGGGTCCTCGTGGTCGATGACCACGCGCTCTTCCGCAGGGGCCTGGAGATCGTCCTCGCGCAGGAGGAGGACATCCAGGTCATCGGCGAGGCCGGGGACGGCTCCGAGGCCGTGGACAAGGCAGCCGACCTGCTGCCCGACATCGTTCTGATGGATGTCCGGATGCCCAAGCGCGGTGGCATCGAGGCCTGTACCGCCATCAAGGAGGTGGCCCCCAGCGCGAAGATCATCATGTTGACGATCAGCGATGAGGAAGCCGATCTCTACGAGGCGATCAAGGCGGGCGCGACCGGATATCTCCTCAAGGAGATCTCCACCGACGAGGTCGCCACGGCCATTCGCGCGGTCGCCGACGGGCAGTCCCAGATCAGCCCCTCCATGGCCTCCAAGCTGCTCACCGAGTTCAAATCGATGATCCAGCGCACCGACGAGCGACGGCTCGTTCCGGCGCCCCGCCTCACCGAACGCGAGCTGGAAGTGCTGAAACTCGTGGCGACCGGCATGAACAACCGGGATATCGCCAAGGAGTTGTTCATTTCCGAGAACACGGTGAAGAACCACGTCCGCAATATCCTGGAGAAACTCCAGCTGCACTCCCGGATGGAAGCCGTGGTCTACGCCATGCGCGAGAAGATCCTGGAGATCAGGTAG
- the hpf gene encoding ribosome hibernation-promoting factor, HPF/YfiA family encodes MDIVVKGRKTEVPERFRKHVAEKLKLDKIQKFDGKVISLDVEVSKEPNPRQADRSDRVEITLRSRGPVIRAEAAAGDPYAALDLATGKLEARLRKQHDKRYSRRGNGRLSAAEVGDVVPGVASFDEDGELVGEQPSEPVPTTKIGSLEVQGEGPLVMREKTHTAAPMSLDQALYEMELVGHDFYLFVDSETKEPSVVYRRHAYDYGVIHLRTDPLAADEAGGAGGALGG; translated from the coding sequence GTGGACATCGTCGTCAAGGGCCGCAAGACCGAGGTGCCCGAGCGGTTCCGCAAGCACGTGGCCGAGAAGCTGAAGCTGGACAAGATCCAGAAGTTCGACGGCAAGGTGATCAGCCTCGACGTCGAGGTGTCCAAGGAGCCGAATCCCCGTCAGGCCGACCGTTCCGACCGGGTGGAGATCACGCTCCGCTCCCGGGGACCGGTCATCCGGGCGGAAGCGGCGGCGGGCGACCCCTACGCAGCGCTCGACCTGGCCACCGGAAAGCTGGAGGCCCGGCTGCGCAAGCAGCACGACAAGCGCTACAGCCGCCGCGGCAACGGCCGTCTGTCGGCTGCCGAGGTCGGGGACGTGGTCCCCGGCGTCGCTTCGTTCGACGAGGACGGTGAACTGGTCGGCGAGCAGCCGTCCGAGCCCGTCCCCACCACGAAGATCGGTTCGCTCGAAGTGCAGGGCGAAGGGCCGCTCGTGATGCGCGAGAAGACCCACACCGCCGCACCGATGTCGCTCGACCAGGCGCTCTACGAGATGGAACTGGTCGGCCACGACTTCTACTTGTTCGTCGACTCCGAGACGAAGGAGCCCAGCGTCGTCTACCGGCGACACGCTTACGACTACGGCGTCATCCACCTGAGGACCGACCCGCTCGCCGCGGACGAAGCGGGCGGCGCGGGCGGTGCGCTCGGCGGCTGA
- a CDS encoding ComF family protein, with the protein MRNAWQELAGLLLPVACAGCGRARTELCTACGAALHGAPVRPVRPSPRPPGLPSVYAAAPYENAVRAVLLAHKERGALGLAGALGRALAGCVRAWAGRPGGAGSLLLVPVPSARSSTAARGHDPVRRIAAAAARELRREGLPTEVLPLLRQRRAVADQSGLGARARRANLAGALELTAEGGRLLRDGLLGRGPLRFGRVILVDDLLTTGSTLAEAARAVGEASGAGREPSVRGVCRAAVVAASPSAFEINRN; encoded by the coding sequence ATGCGGAACGCGTGGCAGGAGCTGGCCGGTCTGCTTCTGCCGGTCGCCTGCGCCGGCTGCGGCAGGGCGCGCACCGAGCTGTGCACGGCCTGCGGGGCCGCGCTGCACGGTGCGCCCGTCCGCCCGGTCCGGCCCTCGCCCCGGCCTCCGGGGCTCCCGTCGGTGTACGCGGCCGCGCCGTACGAGAACGCCGTACGCGCGGTTCTGCTGGCCCACAAGGAGCGAGGGGCACTGGGGCTGGCCGGGGCGCTCGGACGGGCCCTGGCGGGTTGTGTACGGGCCTGGGCGGGGCGGCCGGGCGGAGCGGGTTCCCTGCTGCTCGTCCCCGTGCCCTCCGCGCGATCCTCGACGGCGGCGCGTGGTCACGACCCGGTGCGCAGGATCGCCGCCGCGGCCGCGCGGGAGCTGCGGCGCGAGGGGCTGCCGACCGAGGTGCTTCCGCTGCTGCGGCAGCGGCGCGCGGTCGCCGACCAGTCGGGTCTCGGGGCGCGGGCGCGGCGGGCGAATCTGGCCGGCGCGCTGGAGCTCACGGCGGAGGGAGGGCGACTCCTCCGGGACGGGCTCCTCGGGCGCGGACCTCTCCGGTTCGGCAGGGTGATCCTGGTCGACGATCTGTTGACGACGGGATCGACGCTGGCGGAGGCTGCACGGGCCGTCGGCGAGGCGAGCGGTGCCGGTCGGGAGCCCTCCGTGCGCGGAGTGTGCCGGGCGGCGGTCGTCGCCGCGTCCCCCTCCGCCTTCGAAATAAACCGGAACTGA
- a CDS encoding LpqB family beta-propeller domain-containing protein has product MRTSALLGCIVVLAGCGSMPVTGDVKAVDASQPGDSQVQVYAVAPREGAPPSEIVDGFLESMTSDDPAFATTRKYLSADARRTWQPGGGTTVLAQAPNRSGPLLHDEANRASRDKETTYTLTGEKVAEVDAQSSYRPLAPTDYAQALHLVLEKGVDGKQEWRIDVVPDGLVLGQSDFKRLYRSVNKYYFATGRPNGRSTLVADPVYVRNRTDPVTRMDTVTQTVRTLLAGPTNWLRPVADSRFPQGTALRRGTIALPQDDQNVLRVPLNDKADEASPRACRMMAAQVLFTLRDLTSARVERVELEGGGGGELCALDADDAPEFSGDRGSDGDDSQYFINDKGQVERLSGAIDGTGTPEPVTGPLGTGAVPMGAVGVARDEERAAAISSDGQHLYVSSLETDGELADPLVTSKAKKTADRLSSPSWDGLGDLWVADRDPAGPRLLRLTEGTGEPQEVRVPGLDGARIEELRMSADGVRIALLLRKDGRTTLNIGRVERRGSSVAPEISVEDLRQAAPQLTDVTAISWSGRSRLVVVGKEEGGVQQVRYVQADGSTSASGSLPGVNQVQSVAAADDELLPLMAETVGDGIVKLSPGDNWQTVLKQGASLVYPG; this is encoded by the coding sequence GTGCGGACGTCCGCGCTGCTGGGCTGCATCGTCGTGCTGGCCGGGTGCGGCTCGATGCCGGTGACCGGGGACGTCAAGGCGGTCGACGCCTCGCAGCCCGGGGACTCCCAGGTGCAGGTGTACGCGGTGGCGCCCCGGGAAGGCGCGCCGCCCAGCGAGATCGTCGACGGCTTCCTGGAGTCGATGACCAGTGATGACCCCGCGTTCGCGACCACCCGGAAGTACCTGAGCGCCGATGCCCGGCGTACCTGGCAGCCCGGCGGGGGGACCACGGTGCTCGCCCAGGCCCCCAACCGCAGTGGCCCCCTCCTCCACGACGAGGCCAACCGGGCGAGCCGGGACAAGGAGACGACCTACACGCTGACCGGCGAGAAGGTGGCGGAGGTCGACGCCCAGAGCTCCTACCGTCCGCTCGCGCCCACCGACTACGCCCAGGCCCTGCACCTGGTGCTGGAGAAGGGGGTGGACGGGAAGCAGGAGTGGCGCATCGACGTCGTTCCGGACGGCCTGGTCCTCGGGCAGTCCGACTTCAAGCGGCTCTACCGCTCCGTGAACAAGTACTACTTCGCCACCGGTCGTCCGAACGGCCGGTCGACGCTCGTCGCGGACCCCGTCTACGTACGCAACCGTACGGATCCGGTCACGCGCATGGACACCGTCACGCAGACCGTCAGGACGCTGCTCGCCGGGCCGACGAACTGGCTGCGGCCCGTGGCCGACTCCCGCTTCCCGCAGGGCACGGCCCTGCGCAGGGGCACCATCGCGCTGCCCCAGGACGACCAGAACGTCCTGAGGGTGCCGCTCAACGACAAGGCCGACGAGGCGAGCCCCCGTGCCTGCCGGATGATGGCCGCACAGGTGCTGTTCACACTCCGGGACCTGACCTCGGCGCGGGTCGAGCGGGTGGAGCTGGAGGGCGGCGGGGGCGGAGAGCTCTGCGCGTTGGACGCCGACGACGCGCCGGAATTCTCCGGCGACCGCGGCTCCGACGGGGACGACAGCCAGTACTTCATCAACGACAAGGGCCAGGTGGAGCGGCTCTCCGGTGCCATCGACGGCACCGGCACGCCCGAGCCCGTGACCGGCCCGCTCGGCACGGGCGCCGTCCCGATGGGCGCCGTCGGGGTGGCCCGGGACGAGGAACGGGCCGCCGCGATCTCCTCCGACGGGCAGCACCTCTACGTGTCCTCCCTGGAGACGGACGGCGAACTGGCCGACCCTCTCGTCACCAGCAAGGCGAAGAAGACCGCCGACCGGCTGTCCTCTCCGAGCTGGGACGGCCTCGGCGACCTGTGGGTGGCCGACCGTGATCCGGCCGGTCCCAGGCTCCTGCGGCTGACCGAGGGCACGGGGGAGCCGCAGGAGGTCCGGGTGCCGGGTCTCGACGGCGCCCGGATCGAGGAGCTGCGGATGTCCGCGGACGGGGTGCGGATCGCTCTGCTGCTGAGGAAGGACGGCCGGACGACGCTGAACATCGGCCGGGTCGAGCGCCGGGGCTCCTCCGTGGCGCCCGAGATCTCGGTCGAGGACCTGCGCCAGGCCGCGCCGCAGCTCACGGACGTGACGGCCATCTCCTGGTCCGGACGCAGCCGGCTGGTGGTGGTCGGCAAGGAGGAGGGCGGTGTCCAGCAGGTGCGTTACGTGCAGGCGGACGGCTCCACATCGGCCTCGGGGTCGTTGCCCGGGGTGAACCAGGTCCAGTCGGTCGCCGCGGCGGACGACGAACTGCTACCGCTGATGGCGGAGACCGTCGGCGACGGCATAGTGAAGCTCTCGCCGGGGGACAACTGGCAGACGGTTCTCAAGCAGGGCGCGTCCTTGGTCTACCCCGGCTGA
- the mtrB gene encoding MtrAB system histidine kinase MtrB, whose product MPRGSAAPGPGEPGVRTERAAGPGRKASRMSRFLQGGRLFEDRTPGGPVPRLLMRWVRRPLLPAVRLWRRNLQLRVVAGTLLMSIVVVLLLGFVVIGQVRNGLLEAKGTAAQTQAAGGFAAAQEKANAPLAPDGRGSERTGDMTGSTSWRTELVDQLASGGKNAFNVVALSVDSVTEGAGSRAARGSGSVEAASVPERLRQNVSEGQGAFQTYSEIRYSYGNEAQPGLVVGKRLYDIDQQPYELYYLFPLTQEEKSLTLVKTTLATAGLFVVVLLGAIAWFVVRQVVTPVRMAAGIAERLSAGKLQERMKVTGEDDIARLGEAFNKMAQNLQLKIQQLEELSRMQRRFVSDVSHELRTPLTTVRMAADVIHEARADFDPVTARSAELLGDQLDRFESLLADLLEISRFDAGAAALEAEPIDLRTVVHRVIGGAEPLAERKGSRILVVGDDQPVIAEADARRVERVLRNLVVNAVEHGEGRDVVVRMDVAQGAVAVAVRDYGVGLKPGEATRVFNRFWRADPARARTTGGTGLGLSIAVEDARLHGGWLQAWGEPGGGSQFRLTLPRTADEPLRGSPIPLEPEDSRRNRGNRERGEAGAGASDDHRLMSVPAQPGAGGRSPLPGPGRGPAVRNGAASSVHPAALPGNGARVVARPAQERPGGRPGNGLPHSDQEDTTRGY is encoded by the coding sequence ATGCCCCGAGGCAGCGCTGCTCCGGGGCCCGGCGAGCCGGGAGTCCGTACGGAGCGGGCTGCCGGCCCGGGACGGAAGGCGTCACGTATGAGCCGTTTCCTGCAGGGCGGCCGGCTGTTCGAGGACCGGACGCCCGGCGGGCCCGTGCCGCGGTTGCTGATGCGGTGGGTGCGCCGTCCGTTGCTGCCCGCCGTCCGGTTGTGGCGGCGCAATCTGCAGCTCCGCGTCGTCGCCGGCACTCTGCTGATGTCGATCGTCGTCGTGCTGCTGCTCGGCTTCGTCGTCATCGGCCAGGTGCGCAACGGCTTGCTCGAAGCGAAGGGCACGGCTGCCCAGACCCAGGCCGCGGGCGGGTTCGCCGCGGCCCAGGAGAAGGCCAACGCCCCCCTCGCCCCCGACGGGCGGGGGAGCGAGCGCACGGGCGACATGACCGGCAGCACCTCTTGGCGCACCGAGCTCGTCGACCAGCTCGCCAGCGGCGGGAAGAACGCCTTCAACGTGGTGGCGCTCAGCGTCGACTCGGTGACCGAGGGCGCGGGCAGCCGTGCCGCACGTGGTTCGGGCAGTGTCGAGGCGGCCAGTGTGCCCGAGCGCCTGCGGCAGAACGTGAGCGAGGGGCAGGGCGCGTTCCAGACGTACTCCGAGATCCGGTATTCCTACGGCAACGAGGCGCAACCGGGGCTCGTCGTCGGCAAGCGGCTCTACGACATCGATCAGCAGCCCTACGAGCTCTACTACCTCTTCCCGCTCACGCAGGAGGAGAAGTCTCTGACCCTGGTCAAGACGACCCTGGCGACCGCCGGACTGTTCGTCGTCGTGCTGCTCGGGGCCATCGCCTGGTTCGTGGTGCGGCAGGTCGTCACACCGGTGCGGATGGCCGCCGGCATCGCCGAGCGGCTCTCCGCCGGCAAGCTCCAGGAACGGATGAAGGTCACCGGTGAGGACGACATCGCCCGGCTCGGCGAGGCCTTCAACAAGATGGCCCAGAACCTCCAGCTGAAGATCCAGCAGCTGGAGGAGCTCTCCCGGATGCAGCGGCGCTTCGTCTCCGACGTCTCGCACGAGCTGCGGACCCCCCTCACGACCGTCAGGATGGCCGCCGACGTCATCCACGAGGCGCGTGCCGACTTCGACCCCGTCACCGCTCGCTCCGCCGAGCTGCTGGGCGACCAGCTCGACCGGTTCGAGTCGCTGCTCGCCGATCTGCTGGAGATCAGCCGGTTCGACGCGGGCGCCGCCGCCCTGGAGGCCGAGCCGATAGACCTGCGGACCGTGGTGCACCGGGTGATCGGCGGCGCCGAGCCGCTCGCCGAGCGCAAGGGCAGCCGGATCCTGGTCGTCGGCGACGACCAGCCGGTGATAGCCGAGGCCGACGCCCGCCGCGTCGAACGCGTCCTGCGCAACCTCGTGGTCAACGCCGTCGAGCACGGTGAGGGCCGGGACGTCGTGGTGCGGATGGACGTGGCGCAGGGCGCGGTCGCCGTGGCCGTCCGGGACTACGGCGTCGGGCTCAAGCCCGGCGAGGCGACCCGGGTCTTCAACCGGTTCTGGCGCGCCGACCCGGCGCGGGCCCGGACGACCGGTGGGACCGGTCTCGGCCTGTCGATCGCCGTGGAGGACGCGCGGCTGCACGGCGGCTGGCTCCAGGCCTGGGGCGAGCCGGGCGGCGGCTCACAGTTCAGGCTGACCCTGCCGCGTACGGCGGACGAGCCCCTGCGCGGTTCGCCGATACCGCTGGAGCCCGAGGACTCGCGGCGCAACCGGGGCAACCGGGAACGCGGGGAGGCCGGGGCCGGTGCTTCGGACGACCACCGGCTGATGTCCGTGCCGGCCCAGCCCGGGGCCGGTGGGCGTTCGCCGCTGCCCGGGCCCGGTCGCGGCCCCGCCGTCCGCAACGGAGCCGCCTCGTCGGTGCACCCCGCAGCGCTGCCCGGCAACGGGGCACGAGTCGTGGCGCGCCCGGCCCAGGAGCGCCCCGGTGGGCGTCCGGGCAATGGCCTGCCGCATTCCGACCAGGAGGACACCACCCGTGGGTACTGA
- the mtrA gene encoding two-component system response regulator MtrA, translating into MMSIMKGRVLVVDDDTALAEMLGIVLRGEGFEPSFVADGDKALAAFREAKPDLVLLDLMLPGRDGIEVCRLIRAESGVPIVMLTAKSDTVDVVVGLESGADDYIVKPFKPKELVARIRARLRRSEEPAPEQLTIGDLVIDVAGHSVKREGQSIALTPLEFDLLVALARKPWQVFTREVLLEQVWGYRHAADTRLVNVHVQRLRSKVEKDPERPEIVVTVRGVGYKAGPS; encoded by the coding sequence ATGATGTCGATTATGAAGGGACGCGTCCTTGTCGTCGACGACGACACCGCACTGGCCGAGATGCTCGGGATTGTGCTGCGTGGAGAAGGTTTCGAGCCGTCGTTCGTAGCGGACGGCGACAAGGCACTGGCCGCATTTCGTGAGGCCAAGCCGGACCTGGTGCTGCTCGACCTCATGCTGCCCGGAAGGGACGGCATCGAGGTGTGCAGGCTGATCAGGGCCGAGTCCGGTGTGCCGATCGTCATGCTCACTGCCAAGAGCGACACCGTCGATGTCGTGGTCGGCCTGGAGTCAGGGGCCGACGACTACATCGTCAAGCCGTTCAAACCTAAGGAGTTGGTTGCCCGGATCAGGGCACGTCTGCGGCGGTCCGAAGAGCCCGCGCCGGAACAGCTGACCATCGGTGACCTGGTCATCGACGTGGCCGGCCACTCCGTGAAGCGTGAGGGGCAGTCCATCGCCCTGACTCCGCTGGAGTTCGACCTGCTGGTCGCGCTCGCCCGTAAGCCGTGGCAGGTCTTCACCCGTGAGGTCCTGCTGGAACAGGTGTGGGGTTACCGCCACGCGGCCGACACCCGCCTGGTGAACGTGCATGTCCAGCGTCTGCGTTCCAAGGTCGAGAAGGACCCGGAACGGCCGGAGATCGTCGTGACGGTCCGAGGTGTCGGCTACAAGGCCGGACCGAGCTGA
- the mtnA gene encoding S-methyl-5-thioribose-1-phosphate isomerase, with translation MADQDAQSTTGFEPPALSVLRWDEPPEGPVLVLLDQTRLPADEVELVCTDVPALVRAIRTLAVRGAPLLGIAGGYGVALAAARGFDVAEAAGLLEGARPTAVNLGYGVRRVAAAYWEASGKGQGDEAAAAAALAEARALHREDALASRRMAEHGEALLEELLPGRAYRLLTHCNTGALVSGGEGTAFAVALRVHRQGRLRRLWVDETRPLLQGARLTAYEAARNGLAYNLLTDNAAGSLFAAGEVDAVLIGADRIAADGSVANKVGSYPLAVLAKYHHVPFIVVAPTTTLDLETADGTSIIVEQRSGREVTELTSPQGASDGSGGGMVVAPLGAPAYNPAFDVTPPELITAIVTEEGAVSPVTGVGLAELCARSSQVTIS, from the coding sequence ATGGCTGATCAGGACGCGCAATCGACGACGGGCTTCGAGCCTCCGGCGCTCTCCGTACTTCGCTGGGACGAGCCTCCGGAAGGTCCCGTGCTGGTGCTTCTCGACCAGACGCGGCTGCCCGCCGACGAGGTCGAGCTGGTGTGCACCGACGTGCCCGCGCTCGTGCGGGCGATCCGGACGCTGGCGGTGCGAGGGGCGCCGCTGCTCGGGATCGCCGGGGGCTACGGGGTGGCGCTCGCCGCTGCGCGGGGCTTCGACGTCGCGGAGGCGGCCGGTCTCCTGGAAGGGGCGCGGCCCACCGCGGTGAACCTCGGTTACGGGGTGCGACGGGTGGCGGCGGCCTACTGGGAGGCCTCCGGCAAGGGGCAGGGGGACGAGGCGGCCGCGGCGGCGGCGCTGGCCGAGGCGCGGGCGCTGCACCGCGAGGACGCCCTGGCCAGCAGGCGTATGGCGGAGCACGGCGAGGCGTTGCTCGAGGAGCTGCTGCCGGGCCGCGCCTACCGGCTGCTGACCCACTGCAACACCGGGGCGCTGGTCTCCGGGGGCGAGGGGACGGCGTTCGCCGTGGCGTTGCGGGTGCACCGGCAGGGGCGGCTGCGCCGGCTGTGGGTGGACGAGACGAGGCCGCTGCTCCAGGGGGCCCGGCTGACCGCGTACGAGGCGGCGCGCAACGGTCTGGCGTACAACCTGCTCACGGACAACGCGGCGGGGTCCCTGTTCGCGGCCGGGGAGGTCGACGCGGTGCTGATAGGGGCGGACCGCATCGCCGCGGACGGCTCGGTGGCCAACAAGGTGGGGAGCTATCCGCTGGCCGTGCTCGCGAAGTATCACCACGTGCCCTTCATCGTGGTGGCGCCGACGACGACCCTGGATCTGGAGACCGCGGACGGCACATCGATCATCGTCGAGCAGCGTTCCGGCAGAGAAGTGACGGAGCTCACATCGCCGCAGGGTGCATCGGACGGGAGCGGAGGCGGGATGGTCGTCGCACCCCTCGGCGCCCCGGCGTACAACCCGGCCTTCGACGTCACACCGCCGGAATTGATCACGGCGATCGTCACCGAGGAGGGCGCTGTTTCCCCGGTTACGGGGGTCGGACTGGCAGAGCTGTGTGCCAGGTCATCGCAGGTAACGATTAGCTAA
- a CDS encoding glycerophosphoryl diester phosphodiesterase membrane domain-containing protein codes for MNDSPGWASPGSAPSDGKETAIPRPSEPQDGSGPTGQWSPEQPPPGQWSPPSNPGSGPGTRPPAPGWGGGPQRQGWAGPPPAAKPGVIPLRPLSLGEILDGSVSALRAHWRTALGFSLAVSVVTQIAVTLMQRYLLPEPTSVDPNATGAEALRQATDSARTTLISLAPASLVMMIATLFTASIITVVISRSVLGRPTTLSDAWAEARPRVLPLLGLTVLVTLIMAAIMTVGVGPGLLLGSEAGAALALLGFLAACVAVLWLNVSFALAAPALMLERQSIVAALRRSAKLVRGAWWRTFGILALTWLLTFLLTFLVSIPFGIIAVIADGTDAGEFLNGTAPSFGWPFLIITGIGEVIVSTLIYPFVAGVMALLYVDRRIRREALDLDLARAAGLPGYDADTPRS; via the coding sequence ATGAACGACTCTCCGGGCTGGGCGTCGCCCGGATCTGCCCCCTCCGACGGCAAGGAGACGGCGATTCCCCGCCCCTCCGAACCCCAGGACGGAAGCGGCCCGACGGGACAGTGGTCCCCCGAGCAGCCGCCTCCCGGGCAGTGGTCCCCACCGAGCAACCCCGGCAGCGGCCCCGGAACACGGCCGCCCGCACCCGGCTGGGGCGGTGGCCCGCAGCGACAGGGCTGGGCAGGGCCGCCGCCGGCCGCGAAGCCCGGTGTCATCCCGCTGCGCCCCCTGAGCCTCGGCGAGATTCTCGACGGCTCCGTATCCGCGCTGCGCGCCCACTGGCGTACCGCACTCGGCTTCAGCCTCGCGGTCTCGGTGGTCACCCAGATCGCGGTCACCCTCATGCAGCGCTATCTGCTGCCGGAGCCGACCTCCGTCGACCCGAACGCCACCGGCGCCGAGGCCCTCCGCCAGGCCACCGACTCCGCCCGGACGACGCTGATCTCCCTGGCCCCGGCCTCCCTCGTCATGATGATCGCCACGCTCTTCACCGCGTCGATCATCACCGTGGTCATCAGCCGCTCGGTGCTGGGCCGTCCCACCACGCTCTCCGACGCCTGGGCAGAGGCCCGCCCCCGGGTCCTCCCGCTGCTCGGGCTGACCGTGCTGGTGACCCTGATCATGGCCGCGATCATGACCGTGGGCGTCGGCCCCGGCCTGCTGCTGGGCTCCGAGGCGGGAGCGGCACTCGCCCTCCTCGGCTTCCTCGCCGCCTGCGTCGCGGTGCTCTGGCTGAACGTCAGCTTCGCACTCGCCGCCCCCGCGCTGATGCTGGAGCGACAGAGCATCGTGGCCGCGCTGCGCAGGTCGGCGAAGCTGGTCCGCGGCGCCTGGTGGCGCACCTTCGGGATCCTCGCCCTGACCTGGCTGCTGACCTTCCTGCTGACGTTCCTCGTCTCCATCCCGTTCGGCATCATCGCGGTGATCGCGGACGGAACCGACGCCGGCGAATTCCTCAACGGCACCGCCCCTTCCTTCGGCTGGCCGTTCCTGATCATCACCGGCATCGGCGAAGTGATCGTCTCGACGCTGATCTACCCCTTCGTCGCCGGCGTGATGGCCCTCCTCTACGTGGACCGGCGCATCCGCCGCGAAGCGCTGGACCTCGACCTCGCACGGGCCGCGGGTCTGCCCGGCTACGACGCCGACACCCCCAGGAGCTGA